The DNA window taaaataaagggcatttGTAGTTAAACTACTTGCACATTTGAATGTTCTTTTGCATACCAAATTGATTCTTCTTCAAACCTATGCCACAAGGACGTGTGCTTCATGACTAAGGTTTTAACCCAGTTACTGATTCACTCTCCTTTAATCCACTAACCAGATAAAAAGGAGATTTCTTACTTACAAGCTATGTCATAGGCCCCACTCTATTTCTTGTTTATATGTGTGTATTTGTTTAGTTTCTGATATTATCTGAGATGGCTGGTAATCTCTATTATACATTTTGTTCCTCTTAGATTTTGGTGCATTGCAAATAACTTGGAATCACTTTTACAGTTGAAATAATAAGAGCATGGTGGCATAACTATAGATTCTCATTCATTACTTGGTGCTTGGTGAAAGGAAGCTTGGTTTTCTAAAAGATTGAACTATATGTATTGGCTAAACTATTATGAATGCGGTTATAAAGATACTTGAGTTTTTGATGGGTGAAATTACAGAGGATAATTGTGCATATGTGCGGTGGTTTCATGTCTTTTTTTCCCTGTTATAATCATTGGGATATTCAGTATGATTTCTTGGGATGATGCCCAAATAAACTCTCAAACTTTATTCTACTATAAAAATAAGTCCTTGGTCTTTTATTGAATGGCTTTGGCTATGTACTTCTATTTAATTGTATTTAGAACATTAACACTGTAAATATTCAAAAGAATGTTCTTGAATCCTTTTAGTTGGATGGTGTGATTTATTTGGATGGGTAGGATCACAGATATTTGGTGAAATGCTATCTTAAAAATTTGACAATTTGACTTTATCCATCCATTTTCAAGATTTTATGGGGATAATGATGGTGAAATAAGAGTTCATAGCCTTATTTTCATACAATAAAATATCAAGGGATTATTTCAGTGTTATTCCTTATCTATATGGTCATCATAAAAAAAACTAAGGTGGCGTTTGAGTGTTAGCTAATGTTGTTTGAGTAATTTTCTTTTctgatcttttttcttttttcacaattGTTTGTGCTATTGTCATGGCCCCGGCTATCTTTTAGTTAATTCAGCCATTCAACACAGGCTTCTGCTTCTCAATTTTGAAGATGATTGATATATGATTATTTGTACAATGTTTTGATCTCAGGTTCATGAAATGGCAATGGTTTCAGCCATCCAAGAAGCTCAGAAGGATAACCTCAGAAGTTttaatgattatatgatgaaaGTGTTGGAGGTTAGTATCACCTACTTTTGAGGGTAAAAAAATAGTACTTTGATGCAGTGTTCAACATCATCAAAATTGACGACGAACTTTTTCGATACATAcctaaaatttaacaaattgatGATGACTAAGTTTGTAGGCTTTCTGCTTTTACATGTTTGATTGGTGGTGTCTAATGCCTTGCAGGAAGATTGGCAAAAGGAAAAACGGGACTTCTTACAGAGTTTGAGCAGAATTTCAACATTGCCTAAGACAAACATGATTGATAAAAGCAGTGGTGGTGTTTGTTCAGGTCAAATGGTTCCCATGGCTTCTAGTTCTCAGGTTTCATCTGGTCCTTCTGCCATTGGGCTTCTACCTTTAGCTGACAAGCGACTTGTTGAGAAAAAAGTGTCGGTATATGCTGAAGTTGTTAGAAATCTGAACAATGCAAGACAACAAGGCTTGCCATTTAAAGTAAGGATGATTTTTCCCTTTCAAGTTATAAAAATTGGTTGAgcaattttccaaaatcacgagcACTGAAATATCCTCTTGCAAGTTGTTTAATAGTTTCTTGAATGATAATTTGCTATATTTGTATGTGCATGCTTGTCTTATTGTCTTATATGGCTATTCTACATTCCGGTTAAGTATTTGCTCAAATCTTCTGCCCAGTGAATTTGTTTGGTCTCTAgcatattattatttactcaacctttgatttttttatataaaattttatattattatttactcatgATTGTTGATTGTACACATTTGTGTAGCCTGCCACAGCTTTTAAAGTTGCTTATGAGAGTTTGGGTACTGAAGCATCTGGTGGCAAATCAGTTAACATGCAGAAAATGTGGCATCTTATTCTGGTATGATACATGCTAGTGTTATCATGCTTCATGCTACCAGATAATTGTTTGTTGATAAGTGAAATATTTTGGCAGAAATTAATGGGTGAGGATTCGATGATGCGGCAAAGTGTTTCTAGAAAGATGTCATTAGTAATTGGTGCTAGACGTCACTTAGAATGGGGACATGAGAAATACATTATGGATATAATACAAAGCCATCCTGCACAAGTAAGAAAGTTCTCTAGCATCTTTTTGTTATTCTTCTGTTAAcaaaatgtagaaataaatatttaGGCTAGCAACTTTCCTTTTGAATGCCTCTAATTTTGTTCCCTGTGTTCCTTGTTCATTGTAGCTTCTCTGAATGACTTTCTAACAAGGATGAATTTAGTAGTGTTATATGTTGTTTCATATTCTTCCAGAGTTGATATTTCATTCTTTGATCTTAATGTAGGCTGCTCTTGGTGGAGCTGTTGGAAATTTGCATAGAGTTCGCGCCTTTCTTCGGGTCTGCTTGTTTCTATTTAGCTTCAAGTTGCTTGTTCAACTTTATTGCAGTAATCATTTTTGTAAAGTTTGTTTCTTTGTCTGTGCAGATTCGTTTGAGGGATTATGGACTTCTGGATTTTGATGCAGGTGATGCTCGAAGGCAGCCTCCCATTGATACCACTTGGCAGCAGGTTTATTTAACTTTACTCACTTTATTACTTTCTAATTATCGATGAACATCTGTGATAGACGTATGTCGTCTGGTTTTAACATGTCACTTACTTTTTCAAACTGCGTTAGTCTAATGTTAAACTACTCTTTCACTTCAGTTTGCTTGTCTTTGTTAAAATGACTTGTATGCTCTTTTTGTTGAAGCCATCTTTTACATAGTTGGGAGACAAGATGGGGATGCTTTTGGTTTTACCATGCTGAAGTGTTAATTCAGTATGTGGTTTTAGGAAACAATGCACCATTCTAAAGAACAAATGAGTCTTAACAGATGatgaaagtgttttttttttctgatttcttTCCCCaactaaatttgattaatttgttcTGTATCCTTGTTTCTCTAAGAATCCCATCTTTTTGTGTTAACAGATTTATTTTTGCTTGAGGACTGGTTATTATGATGAAGCAAGACAAGTTGCCCTGTCATCCCGTGCTTCTCACCAATTTGCACCACTGGTACTAATTGTTTACTGTTGAATCCATTGTGTTTGACCATGCGCCATACTCTATACTTCTTTTTGACAGCTTGCAGAGTGGATTAATGGTGGAGGCATGGTGCCAGCACACGCTGCAGCTGCTGCTGCAGAAGAGTGCGAAAAAATGTTCAGAATGGGTGATCGGGTTGGTCGAGCTTCATATGACAAGAAAAAACTGTTGCTCTATGCTATCATATCGGGGTCTCGTAGGCAAATTGACCGTCTTCTCAGAGATATACCATCACTTTTCAGTACCATAGAGGATTTCCTGTGGTTCATATTGTCTGCAGTACAGGATTTTCCTGGTGGAACCTCGTCTAATGAGGGTTTAGTACCATACAGTCTTGACGATTTGCAAGCTTACCTAAACAAATTTGAGCCATCATATTACACAAAAAATGGAAAGGATCCTCTAGTATATCCGTATATCTTGCTTTTAAGTATCCAGTTGCTACCAGCTATTTCATACCTGTCTAAAGAAGCAGGAGAGGAAGAATACCATATTGATGCTGCTCACATAGCAATTGTGCTAGCTGACAATGGGGTCCTTTCTGAAGTTTCTGGAGCCGGACAAAAGCTGGGAGTTATGGATGCTTACGCAGAAGCTTCTAGCATTATTAGGCAGTATGGCTCTATGTATCTACGGCTTGGTAACCTTCAAATGGCTCTAGAATATTACGCACAAGCTGCTGCTGCAGTAGGTGGTGGACATGTATCATGGACTGGGAGAGGTAGTGTGGATCAGCAAAGGCAGATGAACTTGATGCTGAAGCAGCTTCTCACTGAGATATTGTTTCGAGATGGTGGGGTTTATCTTTTACTTGGTTCGAGAGGTGCTGGAGAGGAAGGTGAACTGAGACGATTTTTGACTGATCATAAAGCAAGACAACAGTTTCTGCTAGAAGCTGCCCGCCAATGCCAAGATTCTGGGCTGTACGACAAGGTAATTCTCTCTACCTCTTTGCTTCACCAATCTTAATGTTTtttgttataatatttaaaagcATGAACTTCATTTTAATTGAAgctgaaatttttataaatatcagcAATTCCAAACTTCCATTGCCCTTGATACTTGCACAGTTGCAGTAGTCATACAACTTCCTCTCGGACTACTTTTTCTGGGTGTTGCTTAATATTTATATCTTCATGTTCTTTTCTGTAATTTCTTTGTCCAAATTCAGTCTATAGAGATTCAGAAGAGAATTGGAGCATTTTCGATGGCATTGGATACGATAAATAAGTGCCTCTCTGAAGCAATTTGTGCCTTATCACGTGGTAGATTGGATGGTGAGAGTCAAACTGCTGGCCTCATTCACTCCGGGAACGAGATCTTGGAGACTTTCAAATATTATCCTGAAGTCAGGTTGTTCCAATTCTATTCATTCTCTTGTTCTTTATCAAAATTTAGCTATTTAAAATTCTAGCATATACTTGATATCACAATTTTGCTGGTGTCCCACTTTTAATATTGCCCTATTTTCTGATAAATGCTTGTAGAAATCATTTTAAACTAGATGCGGCAACATTAGACACTATACAAAAAATAACTCAAACACGACATCAAACAAAAGAATAACATGAACATGTATGAATATATCTGTCTTGAGATCTataataggttaaaatatgctataagtcTCTGTATTCTTTCTAAATTTGGAACTTAGTCCATGTACTTCTATTGCTAAGAATTTAGCctttctacttttcagattttaaaattcaagtccaactgttaatgctattaaaattattttgttaaattcaggttcattacaatataatttttttagttgctTTGTTGCTAAgtgagtattatttttatttcaaaatttaacaccaaatttaaccaaaaaaaaaatttaatagtgttaacagttagatttgaattttgaaatctgaaaagtagagggattaaacTCTTGGACATAAAAGTACagggattaaatttcaaattcgtAAAGAGTACAgagacttatggcatattttaacctctAACATACTATAATTATTAATCtatcataattttatataagtaCATTTTACTCAATTATGACTTGAAAAAAATATAAGAGTGAGACTTTATAACCCAAAAGAAAGAGATTAAGTGCTAACAGTACTGTTAATATTTCAATTGTTATTGATTTACCTTAATCAATTGTAAATTTAGTGTCAAAATCTTTTGGGGAATTGGCAATGCTTCAATTGTTAGTGTTTGATCTATTCAGCGTGAACTTGCCTTATAATTATCTGTTTTCAATCCTATATATCTTCTGCTAATActattctttcttctttctcccgACATGGTTTATTTTGTAGTTTCCAAGAGAGGGAACATGTTTCGGAGCAACAAACCATATTAAGACAGCTCGAGACTATATTATCGATCCATAAATTGATGAGACTAGGCCAGTATCTTGATGCTCTACGAGAAGTTGCCAAGATCCCATTCCTTCCATTCGATCCACGAGCACCTGATACATCTGCTGATGTGTTCCAAAATTTATCTCCTCATGTCCAAGCTTGTTTGCCTGATT is part of the Gossypium hirsutum isolate 1008001.06 chromosome D11, Gossypium_hirsutum_v2.1, whole genome shotgun sequence genome and encodes:
- the LOC107925888 gene encoding nuclear pore complex protein NUP93A, producing MRAMASEQGMSSWTDLLHSSTKLLEQAAPSAQFPPLQRNLDQLEALSKKLKAKTLRTEAPSQSIAATRLLAREGINAEQLTRDLKSFELKTTFEDVFPAEATSVEEYLQQVHEMAMVSAIQEAQKDNLRSFNDYMMKVLEEDWQKEKRDFLQSLSRISTLPKTNMIDKSSGGVCSGQMVPMASSSQVSSGPSAIGLLPLADKRLVEKKVSVYAEVVRNLNNARQQGLPFKPATAFKVAYESLGTEASGGKSVNMQKMWHLILKLMGEDSMMRQSVSRKMSLVIGARRHLEWGHEKYIMDIIQSHPAQAALGGAVGNLHRVRAFLRIRLRDYGLLDFDAGDARRQPPIDTTWQQIYFCLRTGYYDEARQVALSSRASHQFAPLLAEWINGGGMVPAHAAAAAAEECEKMFRMGDRVGRASYDKKKLLLYAIISGSRRQIDRLLRDIPSLFSTIEDFLWFILSAVQDFPGGTSSNEGLVPYSLDDLQAYLNKFEPSYYTKNGKDPLVYPYILLLSIQLLPAISYLSKEAGEEEYHIDAAHIAIVLADNGVLSEVSGAGQKLGVMDAYAEASSIIRQYGSMYLRLGNLQMALEYYAQAAAAVGGGHVSWTGRGSVDQQRQMNLMLKQLLTEILFRDGGVYLLLGSRGAGEEGELRRFLTDHKARQQFLLEAARQCQDSGLYDKSIEIQKRIGAFSMALDTINKCLSEAICALSRGRLDGESQTAGLIHSGNEILETFKYYPEVSFQEREHVSEQQTILRQLETILSIHKLMRLGQYLDALREVAKIPFLPFDPRAPDTSADVFQNLSPHVQACLPDLLKVAITCLDNVSDTDGSLRAMRSKIATFLANNMRQNWPRDLYEKVAKSL